A window of the Brassica oleracea var. oleracea cultivar TO1000 chromosome C1, BOL, whole genome shotgun sequence genome harbors these coding sequences:
- the LOC106316729 gene encoding homeobox-leucine zipper protein HAT4, translating into MMFEKDDLGLSLGLNLPKKQMNLKSNPSVSLTPSSSSFGLLRRSSLNESFNSSVPYSDSSRVETRTFIRGIDVNQPPSTAEYGDEDAGVSSPNSTVSSSTGKRSEREEDTDPQGSRGISDDEDGDNSRKKLRLSKDQSAILEETFKDHSTLNPKQKQALAKQLGLRARQVEVWFQNRRARTKLKQTEVDCEFLRRCCENLTEENRRLQKEVTELRSLKLSPQFYMHMNPPTTLTMCPSCEHVSVPPPPQVAASGHHQRSLPVNPWAPATRVSHGLTFDAFRRRS; encoded by the exons ATGATGTTTGAGAAAGACGATCTGGGTCTGAGCTTAGGCTTGAATCTTCCCAAGAAACAAATGAATCTCAAATCTAACCCATCTGTTTCTCTTACTCCATCTTCTTCTTCTTTTGGATTACTTCGAAGATCTTCCTTGAACGAGAGTTTTAATTCTTCAG TTCCATACTCAGATTCGAGTCGTGTAGAAACAAGAACCTTCATCCGTGGAATCGACGTGAACCAACCACCTTCTACGGCGGAATACGGCGATGAAGACGCCGGAGTATCTTCTCCGAACAGCACAGTCTCGAGCTCCACCGGGAAAAGGAGCGAGAGAGAAGAGGACACAGATCCGCAAGGCTCAAGAGGTATCAGTGACGATGAAGACGGTGATAACTCGAGGAAGAAGCTTAGACTCTCCAAAGATCAATCTGCTATTCTTGAAGAGACCTTCAAGGATCACAGCACTCTCAACCCGAAGCAGAAGCAAGCTTTGGCTAAGCAATTAGGATTAAGAGCAAGACAAGTGGAAGTTTGGTTTCAGAACAGACGAGCAAG GACAAAGCTGAAGCAGACGGAGGTTGACTGCGAGTTCTTACGGCGATGCTGCGAGAATCTAACGGAAGAGAACCGTCGGCTACAGAAAGAAGTAACGGAGCTGAGGTCGCTTAAGCTTTCTCCTCAGTTCTACATGCACATGAACCCACCCACCACATTGACCATGTGCCCTTCATGTGAACACGTGTCGGTCCCACCACCACCTCAAGTTGCTGCGTCCGGACACCACCAGAGGTCGCTGCCGGTCAATCCATGGGCTCCTGCTACGAGGGTTTCTCACGGCTTGACGTTTGACGCGTTTCGTCGTCGGTCCTAG